In Planctomonas sp. JC2975, the genomic stretch AGGGAGACTGATCGCCCGACCGCGATCGAGGGCGAGGGGGCCGACGCCGAGCGTCGACCCCCTCGCCATGTCCGCCGGAAGCGCCGGAGCGAGATCGGTCTACGCGCGCCACCAGGTGTCGAACGACGTCGCGGGAACGCGGCGCTTGTGCTCCGTCGCGCGGTACTTCGCCTCGATCGCTTCGGCGACCTCGTCCGAGACGTCGAACCCTTCGAGGTACGCGTCGATGTCGCGGTAGCTGATGCCGAGGTTGTCCTCGTCGGTCTGGCCGGGGGTGTCGTCGAGCAGATCGGCCGTCGGCGACTTCTCGTAGAGCCGGGCCGGAGCGCCGAGGTACTCGAGCAGCTGCCTGCCCTGGCTCTTGGTCAGTCCGGTGATCGGGGTGAGATCCACTCCGCCGTCCCCGTATTTGGTGAAGAAGCCCGTCACCGCTTCGGCCGCGTGGTCGGTGCCGACGACGAGGAGTTGACGCTGTCCGGCGAGAGCGTATTGGGCGACCATGCGCATCCGCGCCTTGACGTTGCCTTTCGTGAAGTCGCGGATCGGCTCCCCCAGCGCGTCCCCGAACTCATCGGCGACGCCGTCCACGCCACCCTGCACGTTGAACGCGACGACCCGCTGCGGACGGATGAAGTCGAGCGCGAGCTGCGCGTCCGCCTCATCGGCCTGCACCACATACGGCAGCCTGACGGCGATGAACTCCGCGTCGACTCCCTCGGCCAGAAGGCGTTCCGTTGCGAGCTGGCAGAGCCGGCCGGTGAGCGACGAATCCTGTCCTCCGCTGATGCCCAGCACGAATCCGCGGGCGTGGGATGCCACGGCGTAGTCCACGAGGAAGGCGACGCGCGCCTCCACCTCGGCCGCCGGGTCGATGCTCGGTTCGACGTGCAGTTCGCGGATGATCTCCGCCTGAAGTTCGCGCATGAGTTGAACCCTATGCCCGGCGTGTTTCCGGTGTGCAACGCGCGAGCGCACCTCCATGGGACCGCGTTCGAGGCAGCCAAGATCTCGTTCGTGGTCGGTCGGAGGTCGGAG encodes the following:
- the nadE gene encoding ammonia-dependent NAD(+) synthetase → MRELQAEIIRELHVEPSIDPAAEVEARVAFLVDYAVASHARGFVLGISGGQDSSLTGRLCQLATERLLAEGVDAEFIAVRLPYVVQADEADAQLALDFIRPQRVVAFNVQGGVDGVADEFGDALGEPIRDFTKGNVKARMRMVAQYALAGQRQLLVVGTDHAAEAVTGFFTKYGDGGVDLTPITGLTKSQGRQLLEYLGAPARLYEKSPTADLLDDTPGQTDEDNLGISYRDIDAYLEGFDVSDEVAEAIEAKYRATEHKRRVPATSFDTWWRA